A single region of the Oleispira antarctica RB-8 genome encodes:
- a CDS encoding similar to 2-polyprenyl-3-methyl-5-hydroxy-6-metoxy-1, 4-benz oquinol methylase, translated as MKTQQEVQDYYGKQLQNSNDLKTNACCDPALMPEYLKPILAKIHPEVDSRYYGCGLVIPPLLEGLKILDLGSGAGRDVYLLSALVGETGQVVGIDMTQEQLAIANEYKDFHAEQFQLSKTNVQFIQGYLETLDELGLEESSFDIIVSNCVLNLSTDKLAVLQSAYKLLKPGGEFYFSDVYADRRIPQALQDDPVLYGECLSGALYWNDFLNLSKQAGFLDPRLSSDRPLTIENSKLENKVSPIKFYSATYRLFKINELESDCEDYGQAVKYLGGIPEHDTYFDLDGHHRFEQGKVEAVCGNTLRMLKNTRFKPYFEFYGNWQQHFGLFEGCGKEIPFQQDLNEQDCC; from the coding sequence ATGAAAACTCAGCAAGAAGTTCAAGATTATTACGGCAAACAGTTACAAAACAGCAATGATTTAAAAACGAATGCCTGCTGTGATCCCGCTCTGATGCCTGAGTATCTAAAGCCCATCTTAGCTAAAATTCATCCCGAAGTGGACAGCCGTTATTATGGCTGCGGCCTTGTCATTCCACCATTATTAGAAGGTTTGAAAATACTGGATTTAGGTTCCGGGGCAGGACGTGATGTGTATTTGTTATCAGCGTTAGTTGGCGAAACTGGACAAGTTGTCGGCATCGACATGACGCAAGAGCAACTAGCCATTGCCAATGAATATAAAGACTTTCACGCCGAACAATTTCAACTATCTAAAACAAACGTCCAGTTCATTCAAGGCTATCTTGAAACATTAGATGAATTAGGTTTGGAAGAATCCAGCTTCGATATTATCGTATCTAATTGTGTACTCAACTTATCAACAGACAAGCTAGCCGTACTTCAAAGTGCTTATAAATTATTAAAGCCAGGTGGTGAGTTTTACTTTTCTGACGTTTATGCTGATCGACGTATTCCGCAAGCACTGCAAGATGATCCTGTACTTTACGGGGAATGCTTAAGTGGCGCGCTGTACTGGAATGATTTTCTCAATTTAAGCAAGCAAGCAGGTTTCTTAGATCCTCGCCTTAGCAGTGATCGTCCACTCACCATTGAAAACAGTAAACTAGAAAATAAAGTCAGTCCGATTAAATTTTATTCTGCGACCTACCGCTTGTTTAAAATTAATGAACTCGAGTCAGATTGTGAAGATTATGGGCAAGCGGTGAAATACTTAGGCGGAATTCCTGAACATGATACTTATTTCGATCTAGATGGACATCACCGATTCGAACAAGGAAAAGTTGAGGCCGTATGTGGCAATACCCTTAGAATGCTGAAAAATACCCGTTTTAAGCCTTATTTTGAGTTTTACGGCAATTGGCAGCAGCACTTTGGTTTATTTGAAGGCTGCGGCAAAGAAATACCGTTTCAACAAGATTTAAACGAGCAAGATTGCTGCTAA